Genomic window (Rhizobium brockwellii):
GCGGCATTTGCCAGCATGAAATCGACGAGCGCCTGAAGCCGCCGGCAGATCATGTCGGGGAGCTGGAGCCGATCTTCTCCTGTCGCCCCATATGCCGTGCAGAAGATTTCCGCTCGGCGCAGCTGTTCGTCGAGACCGAAGGTCACGTGCGGATTGGCGGGATCGGAAAGCGGCGCCCAGCGATAAACCGAATAGGCCAGATCCCATATGCGCGGCGCGGGATGGGCGGTGTCGAAATCGATGATCCCGACAGCCGCATGGTCTGCCGTGGCGACGTTATAGGGCGCGTAATCTCCGTGGCATACGATCTCGTACGGTTCCTGCGGCGGCAGCATCCAAGTCTGGACCTCGCGATCCGATTCCAGAAAGCCTTGAGATGCCGAATGAAAATTGCGCAGAAGATTGGCCGCGGAAAGCAGCATGCGCTCCGATCCGACAAACTGGTCGCTCAAGTCTTCGCAGACACGCCCGGCGACATAACTGACGACTTCCTGGTTCCCGGTTATTTCAATGGGATCAGGAGCTCCCGGAAAGCCTCTGCCTCTCAGATGGCCCAAGAACCGGTGCACCGTCGGCGTCCACGCGCCGGAAGGCCTGATCACGGTATCGCCGTCACGCCAGATCTGCCCGGCTCGTCCGCCCTCCAACAATTTCATTTTCCGGTCTCCAGACGTCCTCTATGCGAATTTCAGTTTTTCGAGATGGGCCTGAACCGTGGCGCCAAGGTTTGTCTCATGGCAGGTCCGGTAGAACGCCACCACGTCGGAAGGCATTCCGTCGGGGATGGGGACGAAGTCCTCAAGCCCCAGGCCGCTTGAACTGCCGAGTTGCGGATCGGCCAGCTGGCTCTCGCTCAAACTGCCGACACGATCGGCCAGGGCTTGGAAATAGGCGAGGTTCTCATCCACCGCCGAAGGGGAGTAAGTCCGGCCATGCGCTGGGATGATCAGTCTTGCATCCAGGTCACGTATCCGCTCAAGCGAGGAACGGATAAGGCGGAGATCATCAGCACTTTTGCTCCAGACTTCGGGAACGGGATACTCCACCGCGTCGACGGCCAGGCAGATGCGAAGTTCGGGAATCCATACGGCGATATGGTCGGGCGTGTGTCCCGGCGTATGAATGAGGTCCAGCGTCAGATCGCCGCCGTTGAGGGTCATCGAGCCTGTGAACGTGATATCGGGACCGATGAGGTCGACATTCTGAAACCTCGAATCCTGGCTCGCCTTGTCCCTCAGGACCTCGCGTGTGGAAGGGTCGCGTAAACGGTCAAGCGCGGCGGCATGCGCGATAATCGGCGCGCGCCCGGCGATGGCGGCATTCCCCCAGAAATGATCCCAATCCATGTGCGAATTGATGACGATCAGCGGACGGGTGTTCGTCTGTTCCTCGAGCAGGTCCAGCGCCGCCATGCAGAGTTCGGGCGTTCCGAGCGTATCGATCAGCACATTGAACCTTTCGGTCCGGACGAACATGGCATCAACCTCATCCCCCGCCCTGACGATCACGATCCGATCATCGAGTTCGGGATATGAGCACAATTCCACCGATGGATTCACGTCTGGTTGCCTCTATTTCAAACGCAGTGATTTCATTCGGATACATCAAGTCTCTTTCGGGCGCCTGATCTTTCAGAACGGTGCGGGCCGGCGGCGGGGCTTCCCGTCTAATTTGGCTTCCGCTCCACCGGAACATGTACATCCCAACGTCTCATCACGGCGTTCGGCACTGCGGCTGTGCATATCACCATGACGCTCAGTTTCGAGCGGCCATAGCTCTTCGGTGTCCACTGTGTTTCGAGCGGGACCGCGCATCGGGGAACCAGAATCTTCAGGTTCGGCTCCTGCACGTCCCATTGCTGCTGCCCCTTGGCGTTCTCGTGCGAAATGAAGCGCCTGGCCTCCTCGCGGATTTCGAACAGACCATGCGTGTGCTCGGTGGAGCGATCGGTGTCGATGCTCCAGGAGGCCAGGCACATCGCGCAAGCCGACAGGGCCGCGGTGAGGAGTGTCGATCGAAGCTGTGCGCCGTCAGCGGCCAAATGGGTCATCCTCCCGGGGAGGGGAAGACTACCCAAATACGGTATGCCTTCAAGGGTTCTCTTCAGAAACAAGCGCCTTTGATGCTCGAACGAAACGCGTCCCATCGATCCCGCGTCAATGCGGTCGACGATGTCCAGCGCATCGTGATTGGCAGTTTCGGTGGAACAACCTCCGCCAAGAAAAGTTTGCCTCTAAAGCAACTCGAGGCGGCGGACGATGTCATTTTCTGCGAACCAGGGTGTGTTGAGCACCCCACCCCGGATCTATTATGTCAATCCACTCCTTCTTCAGGGTGTCGATGCGTGGCGCGAGGTTTTCGACCATGCGGCGGATACGGGTTTCGACCGTGTGCTGACGGCGCCGCTCTTTGACCGGGGCGGGGAGCGTAGCGTCTTTGCCTTCCAGGATCTGGGCCGCCTCGATCCTCAACTGTCGCTCGGAAGCGCAGTCAAGGATGGGGTGGGACACCTGGCGGAGGCTGCCGGCAAGAGCGGCGTCTCCTTGATGATGGACCTGATGCTCGACGGTAAGGCCCGGGATCCCAAGGCGGGCTTTCATCCCGTCGATCCGAGGCGCTCGCCGTTGGACCCGGCGGAATCCATGACTGCTATGGGGGCGGAGTCTCAATCCAGGCTGTTGGAAGAATGGACCGAACGGCTGCGAGAACTGGCCGGTCTCGGTATCTCCGGCTACCGGGCGCTCGGGATCGATCGCATTGCGCCGGCGGTTTTCAAATCCCTGATTGCGGCGGCTCGCGAGAAGGCGGACGTCCATTTTTTCGCCTGGACGCCCGGCACTGATTTTGGCTCCAGGGCCGCGGTCAAGGATACAGGCTTCGACGGATGTTTTTCATCGATGGCTTGGTGGGATTTTGATGAGAGATGGTTCATCGAAGAACACCGCGTCCAGACGCAGCTTGGCTGGCAGATCGCTTTTCCGGAGCCGCCCTTCGCCAGGAGGATCGCCCACGGAACCGAGAGTCGCGAAATCCTCGAACGGCGCGCCATAAGGGCGCTGCGCCTGGCTGCCTCACTCGGCGGAGGCCTGATGGTTCCGATGGGCTTCGAATATGGCGCATCCGCGCCGCTCGATCCGACCCATGGGAATGGAGCCGGCTTGCGGGGGCTGCGCCATGATCTTACTTTCGATATCTCCTCCGAAATTCGCCTTGCGAACACCGAGATCGGTAAGAAACCCCATGTGCCGACCTCATCGCTTCGGCTCATCCGCAACGCCAACGGAACGGTCTCAGGGCTGCTGCAGGCTGAGGTGGAAGACCTTCGTAGCACTGAGAATGTGCGGTTCATCCTGCTCAACAGGGACCTTCGGAAAAGTGCGCCCGCTCCGGTGACCGCACTGCGCGAAGCGGCTTCCGGTTTTCTTCCCGCCGCAGCCGACGGCACGGCTCTGCGGCTGCGGGCAGGGGAGACCCTGGTGGTCGAAGGCAAGGCGCCGGCACCGATCACATCCCGACCGATCCTCGACGTCGCGCAGGCGATAGCATCACCGCGGCTCGCCATCGAAAACATCACGCCGCAAGTCGATCACGGGCGCTTTCCCGTCAAGCGGGTGGTCGGCGACATCCTCACCGTCGAGGCGGATATATTCGCCGACGGACATGACCCAATCGCCGCGGTCCTGCTCTGGCGGCCGCTCGATGCGGCGGATTGGAACGAGACGGAGATGCAATTGGTCGAAAACGACCGCTGGCGCGCCGAATTCCTGCTGGAACGCATCGGACGCTATGAATTTGCCATCGAGGCATGGAAGAATCCGTTTGCGATTTTTCGCTACGAGCTGACGAAGAAGAACGATGCCAGGCTGGACCTGAAGCTCGAACTCCAGGAGGGGATAAAGCTCGTCCGCTCGGCCGAGATGCATGCCGGCGCAACGCTCAGCGCCGAATTAAAAGCGCTGCTCGCCAATCTCGAAAGCGCCTCGGATGCCGAGCGAACGGCGATCCTGCTCGATGCCGGAACATCCGAGTTGATGAACAAGGCGGACAGGCGGCCGTTTCGGCTTCGCTCGACGGCAAGCGCCGTCGATGCCGAACGCAAGGAGGCTGCCTTTGCCAGCTGGTACCAGATCTTCCCGCGCTCGCAGAGCGGCGATCCGGACCGGCACGGCACTTTCGACGACGTCATCCTGCGACTGCCCGCCATCCGCGACATGGGCTTCGACGTGCTCTATTTCCCGCCGATTCATCCGATCGGCTCGACCAACCGGAAAGGCCGCAACAACAGCTTGAAAGCCGGGCCAGATGACCCCGGAAGTCCCTATGCCATCGGCTCCGAGGACGGCGGCCATGACGCCATCCATCCCGCGCTCGGCGAGTTCGAGGATTTCCGCCGGCTGGTCGAGGCGGCAGGCCGGCATGGCCTGGAGATCGCTCTCGACCTCGCGATCCAGGCGTCGCCGGATCACCCCTGGCTGAAGGAGCATCCCGGCTGGTTCGACTGGCGTCCCGACGGCACGATCAAATATGCCGAAAATCCGCCGAAGAAATACGAGGACATCGTCAACGTCGATTTCTACACGAAAGACGCGCTGCCTTCGCTGTGGGTGGAGCTCAGGGATGTCGTCCAGCTTTGGGTGGACCAGGGCGTCAAGCTGTTTCGCGTCGACAATCCGCACACGAAGCCCTTTCCGTTCTGGGAATGGCTGATCGGCGATATCAGGGGCCGTCATCCCGATGTTGTCTTCCTCTCGGAAGCCTTCACCAAGCCGAAGGTGATGTACCGGCTGGCAAAGATCGGCTTCTCCCAGTCCTACACTTACTTCACCTGGCGCAATGCCAAGTGGGAGCTCGAGCAATATATGCGGGAGCTGACCGAGACGGCGCCGAAAGAATTCTTCCGCCCGCATTTCTTCGTCAACACCCATGATATCAATCCGGATTTCCTGCAGAACGCGCCGCGCCCGGCCTTCCTGATCCGCGCAGCGCTTGCCGCTACTCTTTCGGGATTGTGGGGCGTCTATAATGGTTTCGAACTTTGCGAGGGGCGTCCCGATGCCAAGCGCAAGGAATATGCCGACAGCGAGAAATACGAGATCCGCGCCTGGGACTACGACCGGCCGGGCAATATCATTGCCGAAATCAGGACGCTCAATCGGATCCGGAACGAAAACGCCGCGCTGCATTCACATCTCGGGCTGACGCTGCTGAACGCGCGAAATGACAATATCCTGTTTTTCGAGAAGACAAGCCGCGCCCGCGACAATGTCCTACTGATCGCCATCAGCCTCGACCCCCACAATTTCCAGCAGAGCGAGGTCGAGCTGCCGCTTTGGCACTGGTCGCTCGGAGACGGCGGCACGTTGGATGCCGAAGATCTGATCGGCGGTCATCGTTTCAAGTGGACCGGCAAATGGCAGAGCATCAGTCTCAATCCTGAGGTCCTGCCCTATGCGATCTGGCGTATTCGCTCAACGGAGGCATGAATGGACACGATGAATGCAGATAGCGCGTCGCAGCCGCTCTGGTACAAGGATGCAATTATCTACCAGCTGCACATCAAGTCGTTCTACGACGCCAATGGTGACGGGGTTGGCGACTTTGCCGGCTTG
Coding sequences:
- a CDS encoding phosphotransferase enzyme family protein, which codes for MKLLEGGRAGQIWRDGDTVIRPSGAWTPTVHRFLGHLRGRGFPGAPDPIEITGNQEVVSYVAGRVCEDLSDQFVGSERMLLSAANLLRNFHSASQGFLESDREVQTWMLPPQEPYEIVCHGDYAPYNVATADHAAVGIIDFDTAHPAPRIWDLAYSVYRWAPLSDPANPHVTFGLDEQLRRAEIFCTAYGATGEDRLQLPDMICRRLQALVDFMLANAAAGDETFVEDVVAGDARLYLSDIDYIRRHRDRLLSALC
- a CDS encoding MBL fold metallo-hydrolase, giving the protein MNPSVELCSYPELDDRIVIVRAGDEVDAMFVRTERFNVLIDTLGTPELCMAALDLLEEQTNTRPLIVINSHMDWDHFWGNAAIAGRAPIIAHAAALDRLRDPSTREVLRDKASQDSRFQNVDLIGPDITFTGSMTLNGGDLTLDLIHTPGHTPDHIAVWIPELRICLAVDAVEYPVPEVWSKSADDLRLIRSSLERIRDLDARLIIPAHGRTYSPSAVDENLAYFQALADRVGSLSESQLADPQLGSSSGLGLEDFVPIPDGMPSDVVAFYRTCHETNLGATVQAHLEKLKFA
- a CDS encoding alpha-1,4-glucan--maltose-1-phosphate maltosyltransferase, whose product is MSFSANQGVLSTPPRIYYVNPLLLQGVDAWREVFDHAADTGFDRVLTAPLFDRGGERSVFAFQDLGRLDPQLSLGSAVKDGVGHLAEAAGKSGVSLMMDLMLDGKARDPKAGFHPVDPRRSPLDPAESMTAMGAESQSRLLEEWTERLRELAGLGISGYRALGIDRIAPAVFKSLIAAAREKADVHFFAWTPGTDFGSRAAVKDTGFDGCFSSMAWWDFDERWFIEEHRVQTQLGWQIAFPEPPFARRIAHGTESREILERRAIRALRLAASLGGGLMVPMGFEYGASAPLDPTHGNGAGLRGLRHDLTFDISSEIRLANTEIGKKPHVPTSSLRLIRNANGTVSGLLQAEVEDLRSTENVRFILLNRDLRKSAPAPVTALREAASGFLPAAADGTALRLRAGETLVVEGKAPAPITSRPILDVAQAIASPRLAIENITPQVDHGRFPVKRVVGDILTVEADIFADGHDPIAAVLLWRPLDAADWNETEMQLVENDRWRAEFLLERIGRYEFAIEAWKNPFAIFRYELTKKNDARLDLKLELQEGIKLVRSAEMHAGATLSAELKALLANLESASDAERTAILLDAGTSELMNKADRRPFRLRSTASAVDAERKEAAFASWYQIFPRSQSGDPDRHGTFDDVILRLPAIRDMGFDVLYFPPIHPIGSTNRKGRNNSLKAGPDDPGSPYAIGSEDGGHDAIHPALGEFEDFRRLVEAAGRHGLEIALDLAIQASPDHPWLKEHPGWFDWRPDGTIKYAENPPKKYEDIVNVDFYTKDALPSLWVELRDVVQLWVDQGVKLFRVDNPHTKPFPFWEWLIGDIRGRHPDVVFLSEAFTKPKVMYRLAKIGFSQSYTYFTWRNAKWELEQYMRELTETAPKEFFRPHFFVNTHDINPDFLQNAPRPAFLIRAALAATLSGLWGVYNGFELCEGRPDAKRKEYADSEKYEIRAWDYDRPGNIIAEIRTLNRIRNENAALHSHLGLTLLNARNDNILFFEKTSRARDNVLLIAISLDPHNFQQSEVELPLWHWSLGDGGTLDAEDLIGGHRFKWTGKWQSISLNPEVLPYAIWRIRSTEA